In a single window of the Bacillus clarus genome:
- a CDS encoding sensor histidine kinase, which yields MLKLFLRDHIPLLCFTIFQLLAIFLVYWFDGYHHITTALYAMFLGVCFLVAYLLFRYFTHRSFYERLANPLKSLDESVQKSDYAVISTALQDLLEVQYRHYQNLLQLQERKNNDHLTFMNQWVHQMKTPLSVIELITQDEIDPRFESIGEETDKMKKGLEMALHVARLETFTQDFHVERVQLHKIVNDSVHEHKRFFIRNFVYPEIHVDKSMIVESDAKWLQFLIGQIISNAIKYSSGNREKIKVKAYKKDKTIALEISDSGVGIPKQDLPRVFKPFFTGENGRDFKESTGMGLYLVYEITKQLGHNVEVHSEVGKGTMVRITFHNV from the coding sequence ATGTTAAAGTTGTTTTTACGTGACCATATACCACTTTTATGTTTTACAATTTTTCAGCTACTAGCTATATTTCTCGTGTATTGGTTTGATGGTTATCACCATATTACAACCGCATTATATGCGATGTTTTTAGGTGTTTGTTTTCTAGTTGCTTATTTATTGTTTCGTTATTTTACACATCGTTCTTTTTATGAGCGTTTAGCAAATCCGCTGAAATCTTTAGATGAGTCTGTTCAAAAGTCTGATTATGCAGTTATATCAACAGCTCTTCAAGACTTATTAGAGGTGCAATATCGCCATTATCAAAATCTACTTCAATTACAGGAACGAAAAAACAATGATCATTTAACTTTTATGAATCAATGGGTGCATCAAATGAAAACTCCTTTATCTGTTATAGAATTAATTACACAGGACGAAATAGACCCTCGTTTCGAAAGTATTGGTGAAGAAACAGATAAAATGAAAAAGGGATTAGAAATGGCTTTACATGTCGCGCGGTTGGAAACATTTACTCAAGATTTTCATGTGGAAAGAGTACAACTACATAAAATAGTGAATGATTCAGTACATGAACATAAACGCTTTTTTATTCGGAATTTTGTGTATCCAGAGATTCATGTTGATAAGAGTATGATTGTAGAGAGTGATGCGAAATGGTTACAATTTTTAATCGGACAAATAATATCGAATGCGATTAAATACTCATCAGGTAATAGAGAAAAAATTAAGGTGAAAGCATATAAGAAAGATAAAACAATTGCACTTGAGATTAGTGATAGTGGAGTAGGGATACCGAAACAAGATTTACCACGAGTGTTTAAACCTTTCTTTACAGGAGAAAACGGCCGGGATTTTAAAGAATCAACCGGTATGGGATTATACCTCGTATATGAAATTACAAAACAGTTAGGACATAATGTAGAAGTCCATTCGGAAGTGGGGAAAGGTACAATGGTACGCATTACATTTCATAATGTGTAG